Proteins encoded together in one Methanocella sp. window:
- a CDS encoding biotin/lipoate A/B protein ligase family protein produces the protein MWRVIDLNSYSAAENMAIDEAISSLVREDLSPPTIRFYRWSPGAVTIGCFQCAGDEIDLDACRRLGIDFVRRGTGGGAVYHDPAGEITYAVIAPESLFSKDIRESYREICSCLIRGLAGIGIEASFRPINDVIVGGRKISGSAQMRRQGVLTQHGTILYGLDRSTMFSVLKPSKLKLSDKPAAMFGDGVACVRELCGASMEDLYDALLKAFTMGKEWEFGELSEAEHSLAGENIRKYESYEWNFSR, from the coding sequence ATGTGGCGGGTCATAGATCTTAACTCTTATTCCGCGGCCGAGAACATGGCCATCGACGAGGCGATCTCCTCGCTGGTCAGAGAGGATTTGTCGCCCCCGACGATACGCTTTTACCGGTGGTCTCCCGGCGCCGTGACCATTGGCTGTTTCCAGTGTGCGGGCGACGAGATCGACCTGGACGCCTGCCGCAGGCTGGGCATCGACTTCGTGCGGCGCGGGACGGGCGGCGGCGCCGTCTACCACGATCCCGCCGGCGAGATCACGTACGCGGTCATCGCCCCCGAATCGCTCTTCTCGAAGGATATCCGGGAATCGTATCGGGAGATCTGCTCCTGTCTGATACGCGGGCTTGCCGGCATCGGCATCGAAGCATCTTTCCGGCCGATCAACGATGTCATCGTAGGCGGCCGTAAGATCTCCGGGAGTGCCCAGATGCGAAGGCAGGGCGTCCTGACCCAGCATGGCACCATCCTCTATGGCCTGGACCGCTCGACGATGTTCTCGGTGCTCAAGCCCTCAAAACTCAAACTTTCCGATAAGCCCGCCGCCATGTTCGGTGATGGCGTCGCCTGTGTCCGGGAATTATGCGGCGCATCCATGGAAGACCTGTATGATGCCTTACTCAAGGCTTTTACCATGGGAAAGGAATGGGAGTTCGGGGAACTCAGCGAAGCGGAACATTCCCTTGCCGGGGAAAATATCCGAAAATACGAAAGCTACGAATGGAACTTTTCCAGATAA
- a CDS encoding dihydrolipoamide acetyltransferase family protein gives MAYEFKLPDLGEGITSGEIKKWHVRKGEKVGEDQTIAEVETDKAVVELPSPVTGIVEDLRAPEGNKVNVGEVIAVIKEEGAPEAPAQPKAEETAQEARKPEVQAPPPPAEAKKVPALATPATRMLAKQLSVDIDTIKGTGPMGRITDEDVKSAAQMPVEKKPEAPPAPAPQKAMGREERIPFRGIRRTISENMMRSVSHTAQVTLVDDADLTKLVEIRERINKKLGGEAKISYLAFFVKAVVAALIAHPVLNSSLDEEKGEIVIKKYYNIGIAVDTDRGLIVPVLKDADKKSLIDISKELVHIIELTRDGKIGVEQLKGSTFTIANIGSIGGLFSTPIVNYPDVAILEMQQIRDMPRVVDGNIVIRKVMYLPLTIDHRIVDGADGQRFLNDLKRFLEDPEQLLVSMV, from the coding sequence TTGGCATACGAGTTCAAGCTGCCCGACCTGGGCGAGGGCATAACGTCCGGCGAGATCAAGAAATGGCACGTGAGGAAGGGGGAGAAGGTCGGGGAGGATCAGACCATCGCCGAGGTCGAGACCGATAAGGCCGTGGTCGAGCTTCCGTCGCCCGTTACCGGCATTGTCGAGGACCTCAGGGCACCTGAGGGTAATAAGGTCAATGTCGGCGAAGTAATCGCCGTCATCAAAGAAGAAGGGGCGCCGGAGGCGCCAGCACAGCCGAAGGCCGAAGAGACAGCGCAGGAAGCCCGTAAGCCCGAGGTCCAGGCGCCACCGCCGCCAGCCGAAGCGAAGAAAGTACCGGCCCTTGCTACGCCCGCTACCCGGATGCTGGCGAAACAGCTTAGTGTCGACATCGATACCATTAAAGGCACCGGGCCCATGGGCCGTATCACCGACGAGGACGTGAAAAGTGCGGCACAGATGCCCGTGGAGAAAAAGCCGGAGGCTCCGCCGGCGCCGGCTCCTCAGAAAGCCATGGGCAGAGAAGAGCGCATACCATTCCGGGGCATCCGGAGGACTATATCGGAGAACATGATGCGCTCCGTATCGCATACCGCCCAGGTGACGCTGGTCGACGACGCCGACCTGACTAAGCTCGTAGAAATACGTGAGCGCATAAATAAAAAGCTGGGCGGGGAGGCCAAAATCAGCTACCTCGCCTTTTTTGTCAAGGCCGTGGTCGCCGCCCTCATAGCCCACCCTGTACTAAACTCCAGTTTAGACGAGGAGAAGGGCGAGATCGTCATAAAAAAATACTACAATATCGGCATTGCGGTAGATACCGACCGGGGCCTGATCGTCCCGGTCCTCAAGGACGCCGACAAAAAGAGCTTAATTGATATCTCAAAGGAGCTCGTCCACATCATCGAGCTGACGCGGGACGGCAAGATCGGCGTGGAACAGCTCAAGGGCAGCACGTTCACCATCGCGAACATCGGCAGTATCGGCGGGCTCTTTTCAACGCCCATCGTCAACTATCCAGACGTAGCGATCCTCGAGATGCAGCAGATACGGGATATGCCGAGGGTCGTGGACGGTAATATCGTCATCCGAAAGGTCATGTACCTGCCGCTCACCATCGACCACCGCATCGTGGACGGCGCGGACGGCCAGCGCTTCTTGAACGACCTGAAGCGGTTCCTGGAAGACCCGGAGCAATTGCTAGTGAGTATGGTGTAG
- a CDS encoding rhodanese-like domain-containing protein: MATEQIKFISLPHLKRTLEGSGPFKLIDVRGREDYAKEHIKGAISLPLDELDKAKTLFKPAEELIVYCDSFVCSASSSAAKMLAKMGFMNVRDYKGGIREWKMSGLPTESS; encoded by the coding sequence ATGGCGACCGAGCAGATCAAATTCATCAGCCTGCCGCACTTAAAGCGGACCCTCGAGGGCAGCGGGCCGTTCAAGCTGATCGACGTGCGCGGCCGTGAGGACTATGCGAAGGAGCACATCAAGGGAGCGATATCCCTTCCGCTGGACGAGCTGGATAAGGCTAAAACACTTTTTAAGCCCGCCGAAGAGCTCATCGTCTATTGCGACAGCTTCGTCTGTTCGGCGAGCAGCAGCGCGGCAAAGATGCTGGCAAAAATGGGCTTTATGAACGTCCGCGATTATAAGGGCGGGATACGGGAATGGAAGATGAGCGGCCTGCCGACCGAGAGCTCGTGA
- the pdhA gene encoding pyruvate dehydrogenase (acetyl-transferring) E1 component subunit alpha has product MLDDQYLYRLEKGETFHIIDQDGTANELDPGLPPDMLVKMYRMMVQARMFDEKAIKLQRAGRMGTYPPLSGQEAVQVGSAFALDDADWMVPSYREAGAMMARGVPMKLQYMMWMGNDLGNRIPDGVNCLPISIPVGSQMLHATGMAWAANIRKEKNAFLCYFGDGATSRGDFHEALNFAGVFQVPAVFLCSNNGFAISTPVVLQTHAETIAQKAIAYGIRGYRLDGMDVLASYVLAKDALDRAKKGEGPALIEALCYRFGPHTTADNPDLYRDKEMVEKLKRENDPVPRFRNYLARKKLWDDARDKALIEEIDSLVDAAAREAEQAPPPKFEGLVKNVFAQVPAYLEDELNYFKKVSGGGGQ; this is encoded by the coding sequence ATGCTCGACGACCAATACCTGTACAGGCTCGAAAAAGGAGAGACATTTCATATCATAGACCAGGATGGGACGGCGAACGAGCTGGACCCGGGCCTGCCGCCGGATATGCTCGTTAAAATGTACCGGATGATGGTGCAGGCCCGGATGTTCGACGAGAAGGCGATAAAGCTTCAGAGGGCCGGCCGCATGGGGACATACCCGCCGCTGAGCGGCCAGGAGGCAGTGCAGGTCGGCAGCGCCTTCGCGCTGGACGACGCGGACTGGATGGTGCCCTCGTATCGTGAGGCCGGGGCCATGATGGCCAGGGGCGTGCCCATGAAGCTCCAATACATGATGTGGATGGGCAACGACCTTGGTAACCGGATCCCCGACGGTGTGAACTGCCTCCCTATATCCATCCCCGTGGGCAGCCAGATGCTGCACGCTACGGGCATGGCCTGGGCGGCGAATATTCGAAAGGAAAAGAACGCCTTCTTATGCTATTTTGGCGACGGGGCCACGTCCCGGGGCGACTTCCACGAGGCCCTGAACTTCGCGGGCGTCTTTCAGGTCCCCGCCGTCTTCCTGTGCTCGAACAACGGCTTCGCCATCTCGACGCCGGTAGTCCTGCAGACGCATGCGGAGACGATCGCGCAAAAGGCCATCGCCTACGGCATCCGGGGCTACCGCCTCGACGGCATGGACGTGCTTGCTTCCTACGTGCTGGCGAAGGATGCTCTCGACCGGGCGAAGAAAGGCGAAGGCCCGGCGCTCATCGAGGCGCTCTGCTATCGTTTCGGGCCGCACACGACGGCCGATAACCCCGACCTTTATCGTGATAAAGAAATGGTGGAAAAGCTTAAAAGGGAAAATGACCCGGTCCCCAGGTTCAGGAACTACCTGGCGAGAAAAAAGCTCTGGGATGACGCCAGGGATAAGGCGCTCATCGAAGAGATCGATAGCCTGGTCGATGCAGCAGCCAGAGAGGCGGAGCAGGCTCCGCCGCCGAAGTTCGAGGGCCTCGTTAAAAACGTGTTCGCGCAGGTGCCCGCCTACCTGGAGGATGAGCTCAATTACTTTAAGAAAGTCTCGGGAGGCGGCGGACAATGA
- the lipA gene encoding lipoyl synthase, with protein MQEFIEEKPDWLRIKPPKTEKYRIVKKTLAELGINTVCTSAKCPNTFECWDKGSPTFLILGAVCTRACRFCAVAHARQGQEIDPEEPAAITEAVKKLGLSYVIMTSVDRDDLEDYGAGHYAACIHAIKTLSPDIRVEVIIPDFAGRVDLLRKVIDAGPDVIAHNVETVERISPTARDRKAGYYRSIDVLRNVKRYEPGVRTKSSIMLGLGEEEDEVKETIRRLHEARVDVLTMGQYLCPGDTCLPVQRYVSPEEFGRLKAFAESLGFRAVAAGPFVRSSYRAAEYFKER; from the coding sequence ATGCAAGAGTTCATCGAAGAAAAACCCGACTGGCTAAGGATAAAGCCGCCGAAGACTGAGAAATATAGGATCGTTAAAAAGACGCTGGCAGAACTGGGCATTAATACGGTCTGCACGAGCGCAAAATGCCCTAATACTTTCGAATGCTGGGATAAAGGCTCGCCCACCTTCCTGATCCTGGGGGCCGTGTGCACTCGTGCCTGTCGTTTTTGTGCGGTCGCGCATGCGCGGCAGGGGCAGGAGATCGACCCCGAGGAGCCGGCCGCCATCACAGAAGCCGTAAAAAAGCTGGGGCTATCATACGTGATCATGACATCTGTCGACAGGGACGACCTGGAGGACTATGGGGCCGGCCATTACGCCGCCTGTATTCATGCAATAAAGACGCTGTCTCCGGATATACGGGTCGAGGTGATCATACCGGACTTCGCCGGCCGCGTGGACCTTCTGCGAAAGGTCATCGATGCGGGGCCCGACGTGATCGCCCATAATGTCGAGACCGTGGAGCGGATATCGCCGACGGCACGGGACCGGAAGGCCGGGTATTACCGCTCGATCGACGTCCTGAGGAACGTAAAACGCTATGAGCCGGGCGTCCGGACAAAATCCTCGATCATGCTCGGGCTCGGCGAAGAGGAGGACGAGGTGAAGGAGACGATACGGAGGCTTCACGAAGCTCGCGTGGACGTGCTCACCATGGGCCAGTACCTGTGTCCCGGTGATACCTGCCTGCCCGTCCAGCGGTATGTATCCCCGGAAGAGTTCGGGCGGCTGAAGGCCTTTGCCGAGTCGCTGGGATTCAGGGCCGTCGCCGCGGGGCCATTCGTCAGGAGCTCCTATCGCGCGGCCGAATATTTTAAGGAACGATAG
- a CDS encoding alpha-ketoacid dehydrogenase subunit beta — translation MMMNNVQAVNDALMYEMGRDPSVMVIGEDVGREGGVFRATAGLQLKYGKARVVDTPLSENGIVGTAVGLALNGMKPVAEIQFSGFVLAAYDQLMSHASRMRQRSMGRFHVPMVVRMPFGGGVRALEHHSESDETIYVQIPGLKVVAACTPTDMKGLLISAIRDPDPVVFLEHIRLYRAFREDVPEGEFTVPIGKARVALQGKDLTILAWGAMVNVSLEAAKLLRKENISAEVVDLRTLKPLDKEEVLNSVKRTGRVVIVEEAHRISGFGSDLSAIISEEAMLYLKAPILRVSGYDIRFPLYKLEDEYLPDPHRVVLAAREVMSF, via the coding sequence ATGATGATGAATAACGTCCAGGCCGTAAATGACGCGCTGATGTACGAGATGGGACGCGACCCCTCGGTAATGGTCATAGGCGAGGACGTCGGCCGGGAAGGCGGCGTTTTCCGGGCCACGGCCGGCCTTCAGCTAAAATATGGCAAGGCCAGGGTGGTCGATACGCCGCTATCGGAGAACGGCATCGTGGGTACGGCAGTCGGGCTGGCTCTGAACGGGATGAAGCCCGTCGCGGAGATACAATTTTCCGGGTTTGTGCTGGCCGCATATGACCAGCTAATGTCCCATGCCTCGCGCATGCGGCAGCGCTCCATGGGAAGGTTCCACGTGCCCATGGTCGTGCGAATGCCATTCGGCGGCGGCGTGCGGGCGCTGGAGCACCACAGCGAGAGTGACGAGACCATCTACGTACAGATCCCGGGCCTGAAAGTCGTCGCGGCCTGTACGCCGACCGACATGAAGGGCTTGCTGATCTCTGCGATCCGGGACCCGGATCCAGTCGTTTTCCTCGAGCACATACGATTATACAGGGCCTTCCGGGAAGATGTGCCCGAAGGCGAGTTTACAGTGCCCATCGGAAAGGCACGCGTGGCTCTGCAGGGCAAAGACCTGACGATACTTGCCTGGGGGGCCATGGTCAATGTTTCCCTGGAGGCGGCAAAACTGCTGCGGAAGGAGAACATCAGCGCCGAGGTCGTCGACCTTCGGACGCTGAAGCCGCTGGATAAGGAGGAGGTCTTAAACTCCGTGAAGCGTACGGGCAGAGTAGTCATCGTGGAGGAAGCGCACAGGATATCGGGCTTCGGCTCCGACCTGAGCGCCATCATCTCCGAGGAAGCAATGCTGTACCTTAAAGCGCCGATATTACGGGTATCCGGCTATGATATCCGGTTCCCGCTCTATAAGCTGGAGGACGAGTACCTGCCTGACCCGCATCGGGTCGTACTGGCGGCAAGGGAAGTCATGAGTTTTTGA
- a CDS encoding dihydrolipoyl dehydrogenase family protein → MVVGDIETGTDVLIVGAGPAGYTCAIAAARQGLDVTLINKNELGGVCLHKGCIPVKTLLNVYRLAGDYKGAASMGLKADAVSVDRQKALEWKDSVVKRLETGIRELCTGSGVQIMEGSCAFLSSSRAVVNGPSGTQHVQFKRAVIATGGRHKPLPGLPFDGSLVINPDEALDMPDEGTVILGGGYAALTIAALMASQGKKFTIVHKGDLILSFLDEEILEPVLKKFRDNGVGIYSASSWNVKKSGDNVYIDFDSGGKKETIKAAKLIPDNGMIGNTDGLGLENTGVKTVRDGFIEDGENYRTGDPSIYAIGDVCGMHGNACTAYRQGQSLADILAGKPGLPDYFATPLTISTDPEIASTGYSEEKARDSGIETIVGRFPFTASGKAVSTGKTSGFVKVIAEKISHRILGIHAVGPDVFNICQEGAFAIEMGARLEDVVLTLHPHPTLCEAVREACADAIGMSTSITERK, encoded by the coding sequence ATGGTCGTCGGGGATATCGAGACAGGCACGGACGTGCTCATAGTAGGGGCCGGGCCCGCCGGCTATACCTGCGCGATCGCAGCGGCCCGCCAGGGCCTCGATGTGACGCTCATAAATAAGAACGAGCTGGGCGGCGTGTGCCTGCATAAGGGCTGTATACCCGTCAAGACGCTGCTAAACGTTTACCGTCTGGCCGGGGATTATAAGGGTGCAGCCTCCATGGGCCTGAAGGCGGATGCCGTCTCAGTCGACCGCCAGAAAGCGCTCGAATGGAAGGACTCGGTCGTAAAAAGGCTGGAAACAGGCATCCGGGAGCTGTGTACGGGCAGCGGTGTCCAAATCATGGAAGGCTCCTGCGCGTTCCTTTCATCGTCCAGGGCGGTCGTTAACGGCCCTTCGGGCACGCAGCACGTACAATTTAAGCGGGCGGTCATTGCGACCGGTGGCAGGCATAAGCCTTTGCCTGGCCTTCCCTTTGACGGCAGCCTGGTCATTAATCCGGACGAGGCGCTGGATATGCCCGACGAGGGGACGGTCATACTGGGCGGCGGCTATGCGGCCCTAACGATCGCGGCCCTCATGGCGTCGCAGGGGAAGAAATTCACTATCGTCCATAAGGGCGACCTGATATTATCGTTCCTGGACGAGGAGATCCTTGAGCCTGTGCTGAAAAAGTTCAGAGATAATGGCGTGGGTATCTACTCCGCCTCCTCCTGGAATGTAAAAAAGTCCGGCGATAATGTGTATATTGACTTTGATAGCGGCGGTAAGAAAGAGACGATCAAGGCGGCCAAGCTCATTCCGGATAACGGGATGATCGGCAATACGGACGGCCTGGGCCTGGAAAATACGGGCGTGAAGACCGTCCGGGACGGTTTTATCGAGGACGGCGAGAACTATCGGACCGGCGACCCTTCTATTTATGCCATCGGAGACGTGTGCGGCATGCATGGAAACGCCTGTACGGCATACAGGCAGGGGCAGTCTCTGGCGGATATACTGGCGGGGAAGCCTGGCCTGCCGGACTATTTTGCGACGCCTTTAACGATCTCGACAGACCCGGAGATCGCCTCGACAGGATATTCAGAGGAAAAAGCACGGGACTCGGGCATCGAAACTATCGTGGGCAGGTTCCCGTTCACGGCCAGTGGTAAGGCCGTTTCAACGGGAAAGACGTCCGGCTTCGTAAAAGTCATCGCCGAAAAAATCTCTCACCGGATACTCGGGATTCATGCCGTAGGGCCCGATGTATTCAATATTTGCCAGGAGGGTGCCTTCGCCATCGAGATGGGAGCTCGACTGGAGGATGTCGTTTTGACCCTTCACCCGCACCCGACTTTATGCGAGGCGGTGCGGGAGGCGTGCGCCGATGCCATCGGCATGTCGACGAGCATCACTGAAAGAAAATAG